Proteins encoded within one genomic window of Ursus arctos isolate Adak ecotype North America unplaced genomic scaffold, UrsArc2.0 scaffold_7, whole genome shotgun sequence:
- the LRRTM3 gene encoding leucine-rich repeat transmembrane neuronal protein 3 produces the protein MLSSAERGCPKGCRCEGKMVYCESQKLQEIPSSISAGCLGLSLRYNSLQKLKYNQFKGLNQLTWLYLDHNHISNIDENAFNGIRRLKELILSSNRISYFLNNTFRPVTNLRNLDLSYNQLHSLGSEQFRGLRKLLSLHLRSNSLRTIPVRIFQDCRNLELLDLGYNRIRSLARNVFAGMIRLKELHLEHNQFSKLNLALFPRLVSLQNLYLQWNKISVIGQTMSWTWSSLQRLDLSGNEIEAFSGPSVFQCVPNLQRLNLDSNKLTFIGQEILDSWISLNDISLAGNIWECSRNICSLVNWLKSFKGLRENTIICASPKELQGVNVIDAVKNYSICGKSTTERFDLARALPKPTFKPKLPRPKHESKPPLPPTVGATEPGPETDADTEHISFHKIIAGSVALFLSVLVILLVIYVSWKRYPASMKQLQQRSLMRRHRKKKRQSLKQMTPSTQEFYVDYKPTNTETSEMLLNGTGPCTYNKSGSRECEV, from the coding sequence ATGCTTTCTTCTGCCGAACGAGGATGCCCTAAGGGCTGTAGGTGTGAAGGCAAAATGGTATATTGTGAATCTCAGAAATTACAGGAGATACCCTCAAGTATATCTGCTGGTTGCTTAGGTTTGTCCCTTCGCTATAACAGCCTTCAAAAACTTAAGTATAATCAATTTAAAGGGCTCAACCAGCTCACCTGGCTGTACCTTGACCATAATCATATCAGCAATATTGATGAGAATGCTTTTAATGGAATACGCAGACTCAAAGAGTTGATTCTGAGTTCCAACAGAATCTCCTATTTTCTCAACAATACCTTCAGACCTGTGACAAATTTACGGAACTTGGATCTGTCCTATAATCAGCTGCATTCTCTGGGATCTGAACAGTTTCGGGGCTTGAGGAAGCTGCTGAGTTTACATTTACGGTCTAACTCCCTGAGAACCATTCCTGTGCGAATATTCCAAGACTGCCGCAATCTGGAACTTTTGGACCTGGGATATAACCGGATCCGAAGTTTAGCCAGGAATGTCTTTGCTGGCATGATCAGACTCAAAGAACTTCACCTGGAGCACAATCAGTTTTCTAAGCTCAACCTGGCCCTTTTTCCAAGGTTGGTGAGCCTTCAGAACCTTTACTTACAGTGGAATAAAATCAGTGTCATAGGACAGACCATGTCCTGGACCTGGAGCTCATTACAAAGGCTTGATTTATCAGGCAATGAGATTGAAGCTTTTAGTGGACCTAGTGTTTTCCAGTGTGTCCCAAATCTGCAGCGCCTCAACCTGGATTCCAATAAGCTTACATTTATTGGTCAAGAGATTTTGGATTCTTGGATATCTCTTAATGACATCAGTCTTGCCGGGAATATATGGGAATGCAGCAGAAATATTTGTTCCCTGGTAAACTGGCTGAAAAGTTTTAAAGGTCTGAGGGAGAATACAATTATCTGTGCCAGTCCCAAAGAGCTGCAAGGAGTAAATGTGATCGATGCAGTGAAGAACTACAGCATCTGTGGCAAAAGTACCACGGAGAGGTTTGATCTGGCCAGGGCTCTCCCAAAGCCGACGTTTAAGCCTAAGCTCCCCAGGCCGAAGCATGAGAGCaagccccctctgccccccacggTGGGAGCCACGGAGCCCGGCCCAGAGACCGATGCTGACACCGAGCACATCTCTTTCCATAAAATCATCGCAGGGAGCGTGGCCCTTTTCCTGTCCGTGCTCGTCATCCTGCTCGTTATCTACGTGTCATGGAAGCGGTACCCTGCGAGCATGAAGCAGCTGCAGCAGCGTTCCCTCATGCGAaggcacaggaaaaagaaaagacagtccCTAAAGCAAATGACTCCCAGCACCCAGGAATTTTATGTAGATTATAAACCCACCAACACGGAGACCAGCGAGATGCTGCTGAATGGGACGGGACCCTGCACCTATAACAAATCAGGCTCCAGGGAGTGTGAGGTATGA